A stretch of Alkalicella caledoniensis DNA encodes these proteins:
- a CDS encoding complex I subunit 5 family protein, with protein sequence MIVLCLLTAFVIPLLGKIKPQIIGPLVRFVVLINSLLTFITLWYVNKNGMYYYHLGGWEPPWGIELSVDYLSIFMLMVINLISLLVLIYAQKDLAHEIEKELEPWYYTLFILLIGAMSGLSLSNDFFNIFVFTEITTITACGIIAVKSNKVCVEASLKYLLLSTLGSGLVLLAIALVYMVTGHFNLNFIAAELPNAVSNFPLNIVVSLALLIVGFGVKSALFPLHVWLPDAHSSAPTPSSAILSGVVVKVYAIVLLRIIYNVYGIEIFTMIPIAEIILALSTLAIFAGSLFAIAQEDIKRMLAFSSVAQIGYIFLGIALVNHFAVAGGILHIVNHALMKSLLFLTAGAIIYKTGIRKISDLEGIGLKMPITMILFSIGALSMVGLPGFSGFISKYYLVLGAIDAQKPFYALVIIISSLLNAVYYLPIVIKAFFGQNYGTFTKDDIPRAMLVPMIILGLGTVVFGIIPGNLFSLVQKAAEILLAAN encoded by the coding sequence ATGATTGTACTATGTCTACTAACCGCCTTTGTAATACCTTTACTAGGTAAAATAAAGCCACAAATAATCGGTCCCCTAGTAAGATTTGTTGTGCTAATAAATTCCTTACTAACATTTATCACTTTATGGTATGTGAATAAAAATGGTATGTACTACTACCATTTAGGGGGTTGGGAACCGCCATGGGGCATCGAACTTTCAGTTGATTATTTATCCATATTCATGCTAATGGTGATAAACTTGATTTCTTTACTTGTGTTAATATATGCACAAAAAGATTTAGCCCATGAAATCGAAAAAGAGCTTGAGCCTTGGTACTATACCCTTTTTATATTACTAATAGGTGCCATGAGTGGCTTAAGTTTGTCAAATGACTTTTTTAATATATTTGTTTTTACTGAAATAACTACAATTACTGCATGTGGAATCATTGCCGTTAAGTCTAACAAAGTATGTGTGGAAGCCAGTTTGAAATACCTTCTTTTAAGTACATTGGGTTCTGGGCTTGTTTTATTAGCAATCGCCCTAGTCTACATGGTCACTGGTCACTTTAACCTTAACTTTATTGCAGCTGAGCTACCCAATGCAGTTAGTAACTTTCCTTTAAATATTGTTGTTTCTTTAGCCTTACTAATAGTGGGTTTTGGAGTTAAATCTGCGCTATTTCCACTACACGTATGGCTACCAGATGCTCACTCATCTGCACCAACACCCTCAAGTGCAATTTTATCGGGTGTTGTAGTAAAGGTTTATGCCATAGTTTTACTTCGCATTATATACAATGTATACGGTATTGAGATATTTACAATGATACCAATAGCAGAAATTATTTTGGCGTTATCAACCTTGGCAATATTTGCTGGATCTTTGTTTGCAATAGCTCAAGAGGACATAAAAAGGATGCTAGCATTTTCCTCTGTTGCGCAAATAGGATATATATTTTTAGGAATTGCTTTAGTTAACCACTTTGCAGTGGCAGGTGGAATTTTACACATTGTAAATCATGCACTTATGAAATCACTTCTGTTCTTAACAGCAGGAGCAATTATCTATAAAACAGGTATAAGAAAAATATCAGACTTAGAAGGTATTGGTCTAAAAATGCCAATAACAATGATTCTCTTCAGTATAGGGGCATTGTCTATGGTTGGGCTACCAGGGTTTAGTGGGTTTATAAGTAAGTATTATTTAGTGTTGGGGGCCATTGATGCACAAAAACCTTTTTATGCACTAGTAATTATAATCAGTAGTTTACTTAACGCTGTTTATTATCTGCCCATAGTTATCAAGGCCTTTTTTGGTCAAAACTACGGAACCTTTACAAAAGACGATATTCCCAGAGCTATGCTTGTTCCAATGATCATACTAGGACTAGGAACTGTAGTTTTTGGAATCATACCTGGGAATCTATTTAGTTTGGTGCAAAAAGCTGCAGAGATCTTATTAGCAGCTAATTGA
- a CDS encoding Na+/H+ antiporter subunit E: MVTKRGDTLKGKTPLVLFLFLFGFWIIASETIDVQHVVAGVIVAYLIELFNRDFLNDFHFFGRQSFVEKITVLTSVLFILIKDMIIANIQVAMIVLSPKMPISPGIVTFKTNLKSPLARTLLANSITLTPGTLTIDVDEDIFVVHYLTEENSQDVQNWNAKEKIRVLDGGQ, encoded by the coding sequence ATGGTAACTAAAAGAGGTGATACTTTGAAAGGCAAAACACCACTGGTCTTATTTTTGTTTTTATTTGGTTTTTGGATTATAGCGTCAGAGACCATAGATGTTCAGCATGTAGTAGCAGGTGTTATCGTAGCGTATTTGATAGAACTATTTAACAGGGATTTTCTCAACGATTTTCATTTTTTCGGTAGGCAGTCATTTGTGGAAAAGATAACAGTCCTTACTTCAGTTTTATTTATACTGATAAAGGATATGATCATAGCCAATATCCAAGTTGCAATGATTGTATTATCACCTAAAATGCCTATTAGCCCAGGTATTGTAACATTTAAAACTAACCTAAAATCACCATTAGCTAGAACTTTGTTAGCAAACTCCATAACATTAACTCCAGGTACCTTGACAATTGATGTGGACGAGGATATTTTCGTGGTTCATTATCTAACGGAAGAAAATTCCCAAGATGTACAAAACTGGAACGCTAAGGAAAAAATTAGGGTATTGGATGGTGGACAGTAA
- a CDS encoding FMN-binding protein encodes MNKTIRLIITLALVAALATGLLSVVNNITLPIIEEGNAQRLQEALSDVVDADRFDPIYHEEDEELVLYYEAYKGEELAGYAVEVNAKGYGTQPIKMLVGMNEELQITGVKVLGHSETPGLGDQAFTNSYLEQFLGLGFDDPIAAGEDVDIISGATSSTMGVISGVNGALNVIARELGLITTIDFALVPDGTYEGTGRGFGGNIDVRITIAGGELTEIEVLNHSESPGYSDPAFANLPDRIIEEQSIEVDAVSGATATSMGIMDAVRNAVSEFFGGDQEEPLEPVVLSEVANGRYRGEGEGFKSQIVVEVVVIDGVITELEVISHDDSADYASIGINRIKERLVDSNTLDVDTTTTATFTSKGVLAAVENALRGEPIIDLSAIPNGSYTGTAEGFMGPITVEVTVQDGVITDINYVSMADETPEYASTAKKAMTEKLVGSESLDVDTSTGATFTSKGIVDAIKNALAGQ; translated from the coding sequence ATGAATAAAACTATACGTTTAATTATAACCCTTGCTTTAGTGGCAGCCTTGGCAACTGGTCTTTTATCTGTTGTTAACAATATAACTCTTCCTATAATCGAAGAAGGTAATGCCCAAAGGCTACAAGAGGCCCTTAGTGATGTTGTAGATGCCGATAGATTTGATCCCATTTACCATGAAGAAGATGAAGAATTAGTTTTATACTATGAGGCATATAAAGGTGAAGAATTAGCAGGCTATGCAGTTGAGGTCAACGCTAAAGGTTACGGCACTCAACCTATTAAAATGCTAGTGGGTATGAACGAAGAACTTCAAATTACTGGAGTTAAAGTACTAGGTCACAGTGAAACCCCTGGCCTAGGTGACCAAGCTTTCACTAACAGCTATTTAGAACAATTCCTAGGTTTAGGTTTTGATGACCCAATTGCTGCGGGAGAAGATGTGGACATTATCTCAGGAGCAACATCATCTACTATGGGTGTTATCTCAGGTGTTAATGGTGCCCTTAACGTAATAGCTAGAGAGTTAGGTCTTATCACTACCATCGACTTTGCATTAGTTCCAGATGGAACTTATGAAGGAACAGGTAGAGGCTTTGGTGGAAACATAGACGTTAGAATTACAATTGCTGGCGGAGAGCTAACTGAGATTGAAGTTTTAAACCACAGTGAATCTCCAGGATATTCAGATCCAGCATTCGCAAACCTTCCTGACAGAATTATCGAAGAGCAATCTATTGAAGTAGACGCTGTATCCGGTGCAACTGCAACATCAATGGGTATCATGGATGCTGTACGTAACGCTGTTTCAGAATTCTTCGGTGGAGACCAAGAAGAACCACTAGAGCCAGTTGTACTAAGTGAAGTGGCAAATGGTAGGTATCGTGGTGAAGGAGAAGGATTCAAGAGTCAAATAGTTGTGGAAGTTGTTGTAATTGATGGTGTGATTACTGAACTAGAAGTTATTTCCCATGACGACTCTGCAGACTATGCTTCAATTGGTATTAACCGTATAAAAGAAAGACTTGTGGATAGTAACACATTAGATGTTGATACAACTACCACTGCAACATTTACAAGTAAAGGTGTATTAGCAGCTGTGGAAAATGCTCTAAGAGGAGAGCCCATTATCGATCTAAGTGCCATACCAAATGGTTCTTATACTGGTACTGCTGAAGGATTTATGGGACCAATAACTGTAGAAGTAACTGTACAAGATGGTGTAATAACTGACATCAACTATGTATCAATGGCAGATGAGACCCCAGAATATGCTTCAACAGCAAAAAAAGCTATGACAGAAAAATTAGTTGGTAGTGAGTCCCTAGATGTAGATACATCTACAGGTGCTACATTTACAAGTAAAGGTATAGTAGATGCCATTAAAAATGCCTTAGCTGGGCAATAG
- a CDS encoding MnhB domain-containing protein, protein MKNTNNVVLQTVVKIMIPFIQVYGIFIIMNGHLSPGGGFAGGTILGSSLILYSLAYGVKKGIERFPRNHAKVLESAGGIVFISIGLLTMLRGGNFLSNNLFPGLGETGKLLSGGIIFPITLAIGIKVASTIVTLFYHLLEEKKI, encoded by the coding sequence ATGAAAAACACTAACAATGTTGTCCTACAAACAGTTGTTAAAATAATGATTCCTTTTATCCAAGTATACGGTATATTCATCATAATGAATGGTCACTTATCCCCAGGTGGCGGATTTGCTGGCGGAACAATACTAGGTAGCAGTCTAATACTATATTCTTTGGCATATGGAGTTAAAAAAGGTATTGAACGATTTCCAAGAAATCACGCTAAGGTTTTAGAAAGTGCAGGAGGGATAGTTTTTATTTCCATAGGTCTCTTGACAATGTTGAGGGGTGGCAACTTTCTAAGCAACAATCTCTTTCCAGGTCTCGGTGAAACAGGAAAACTACTAAGTGGGGGCATAATATTTCCCATTACCTTAGCCATAGGTATAAAAGTAGCAAGTACCATCGTTACGTTATTTTATCACTTGCTAGAGGAGAAAAAGATATGA
- a CDS encoding monovalent cation/H+ antiporter complex subunit F, protein MDNIFIGTSIALMLLVFVCLYRAIIGPRAIDRVISINIIGTKALVIISLISLVFNETFFIDVAVVYALISFIMTIGVSKYIDTENID, encoded by the coding sequence ATGGACAATATTTTTATTGGTACATCCATAGCACTTATGTTACTGGTTTTTGTTTGTTTATATAGAGCAATAATAGGGCCTAGAGCCATCGATAGGGTTATTTCAATAAATATAATTGGTACAAAAGCACTGGTTATAATCTCACTTATATCCCTTGTATTTAACGAAACTTTTTTCATTGATGTAGCTGTAGTTTACGCTCTTATTAGTTTTATCATGACAATCGGTGTATCTAAATATATAGACACTGAAAATATAGACTAG
- the mnhG gene encoding monovalent cation/H(+) antiporter subunit G, translated as MLNIIVTILLFFSVFFFAVGTIGLIRLPDTYTRMHATTKGDTLGAGLGLLALALYNIDKPFVAAKLMIIIVFIWITNPTAAHVIAKAQYKKDFIEKTNRGQGE; from the coding sequence ATGTTAAATATCATAGTTACAATATTACTGTTTTTTAGTGTTTTCTTTTTTGCAGTTGGCACCATCGGTCTTATTAGACTACCTGATACTTATACAAGGATGCATGCAACAACTAAAGGTGACACTCTTGGAGCAGGTCTAGGTTTACTGGCTTTAGCTTTGTATAACATTGACAAACCATTTGTGGCGGCAAAACTTATGATAATTATAGTGTTTATATGGATTACAAACCCTACTGCGGCCCACGTTATAGCTAAGGCCCAGTATAAGAAGGATTTCATCGAAAAAACTAACAGAGGGCAGGGGGAATAA
- the mbhE gene encoding hydrogen gas-evolving membrane-bound hydrogenase subunit E, with the protein MRYILSTIILLVIGTVLVMMVSEMPEFGAADNPSNNMVSERFTENVIEDTNVQNIIAAIITDYRAFDTIGETTVLFTGIASVLTVLGAHVKAGEKKDVIKKDEKH; encoded by the coding sequence TTGAGATATATATTATCAACAATAATCCTACTGGTCATAGGAACAGTTTTAGTAATGATGGTCAGTGAAATGCCTGAATTCGGAGCAGCAGACAACCCATCTAATAATATGGTAAGTGAAAGATTTACTGAAAATGTTATAGAAGATACAAATGTACAAAATATTATTGCGGCCATAATAACTGACTATAGAGCATTTGATACCATTGGAGAAACCACTGTACTTTTCACTGGAATTGCCAGTGTGCTAACTGTACTAGGAGCCCATGTAAAAGCCGGTGAGAAAAAGGATGTGATCAAAAAAGATGAAAAACACTAA
- a CDS encoding hydrogenase subunit MbhD domain-containing protein, translated as MLPVLHFLLLTFLIVCAIAVSRIKDLLSAVIVFAAYSLLMAIVWQQLDAPDIALTEAAMGAGVTTLLMMVVISKTRRRED; from the coding sequence ATGTTACCTGTACTTCATTTTTTATTATTAACATTTTTAATAGTCTGTGCCATTGCAGTTTCACGAATTAAAGACCTTTTAAGTGCAGTTATAGTTTTTGCTGCATATAGTTTGCTTATGGCCATCGTTTGGCAACAACTAGATGCACCAGATATTGCTTTAACTGAAGCTGCCATGGGTGCTGGTGTTACTACTTTACTTATGATGGTAGTAATTAGTAAGACAAGGAGGCGAGAGGATTGA
- the rsxA gene encoding electron transport complex subunit RsxA produces the protein MNLSSLFTILFTAIFVNNFVLRQFLGICPFLGVSKKIETSIGMGMAVTFVMTVASIITWFIQKFILKPMEIEYLQTLAFILVIASLVQFVEMAIKKTSPTLYQALGIFLPLITTNCAVLGLAILNITNGFNLIETIVHAVGAALGFTLALLLLAGIRERLELSGGNKYFQGVPAALISAAILALVFTGFVF, from the coding sequence ATGAATTTATCAAGTTTATTTACCATTTTGTTTACAGCGATTTTTGTTAACAACTTCGTGCTAAGACAATTTTTGGGTATATGCCCTTTCTTAGGAGTTTCAAAGAAAATTGAGACGTCTATAGGTATGGGTATGGCAGTAACATTTGTAATGACTGTTGCGTCTATAATCACATGGTTTATCCAAAAATTTATTCTTAAACCAATGGAGATTGAGTATCTTCAAACATTGGCGTTTATTTTAGTAATAGCTTCATTAGTACAATTTGTTGAAATGGCTATTAAGAAAACTAGTCCGACATTATACCAAGCACTAGGTATTTTCTTGCCACTAATCACCACTAACTGTGCGGTACTAGGACTTGCTATACTAAATATCACAAACGGATTTAACTTAATTGAGACTATAGTTCATGCAGTAGGAGCTGCCCTAGGGTTTACATTGGCACTATTGTTATTAGCTGGAATTAGAGAAAGACTTGAATTATCCGGAGGAAACAAATACTTCCAAGGGGTACCAGCAGCACTTATTTCAGCTGCAATTCTAGCACTAGTTTTTACAGGATTCGTATTCTAG
- a CDS encoding sodium:proton antiporter, which translates to MIDLINALGKNYYYFAAIVLFLIGFHTMLTHSNLIKKVIGMNIMETAIFLFFVAIGYINDRSAPIVDGTPKTFINPLPSALILTGLVVGVSLTAFSLSLIMKLYKYYGTLDADEIMRIRSQEE; encoded by the coding sequence ATGATTGATCTAATAAATGCTCTTGGTAAAAACTACTATTACTTTGCAGCCATTGTACTCTTTTTGATAGGGTTTCATACAATGCTTACACATTCAAACCTAATCAAAAAAGTTATTGGAATGAACATAATGGAGACAGCCATATTCCTTTTTTTCGTAGCCATAGGATATATAAATGATAGAAGTGCCCCCATAGTAGACGGGACACCAAAAACCTTTATAAATCCATTGCCATCAGCCTTGATCCTTACAGGACTTGTAGTAGGTGTAAGCTTAACTGCATTTTCTTTAAGTTTAATAATGAAACTGTACAAATACTACGGCACATTAGACGCTGATGAGATTATGAGAATAAGGAGCCAAGAAGAATGA
- a CDS encoding RnfABCDGE type electron transport complex subunit D: MNNNFVVGPSPHIKSPRTIDYIMWDVVVALIPAMIAATIFYGMAAFYILFASTFAALFFEWVVLHRTFKVRDFLGDGSAAVTGVLLGLSLPPALVQDGYLWLAVLGSGVAILIAKHVFGGLGKNPFNPALVGRAFLVASFPVMMTGRWITTGVDAVTSATALAPGQVDFTLRQLFVGNVPGSLGETSALAIIIGGIYLLAKGHIDWRIPGGFLGAMAVMSVFHVGITQGINADFLQAAGHEVLFQWFSGTALLAAVYMATCYVTSPTTKKGRLYYGIGCGLVLILIRYYAQLPEGATYAILFMNALTPIFDRFTVPRTFGEVKK, from the coding sequence ATGAATAATAATTTTGTTGTAGGCCCATCCCCCCACATTAAAAGTCCAAGAACCATTGATTATATCATGTGGGATGTGGTTGTTGCATTAATTCCAGCTATGATAGCTGCTACAATATTTTATGGCATGGCAGCATTTTATATTTTATTTGCAAGTACTTTTGCCGCTTTATTCTTTGAGTGGGTTGTTCTTCATAGAACATTTAAAGTAAGAGACTTTTTAGGTGATGGCTCAGCTGCTGTTACAGGTGTTTTATTAGGTTTAAGTTTACCTCCTGCATTAGTACAAGATGGCTATCTTTGGTTAGCTGTTCTAGGTAGTGGTGTGGCTATTTTAATAGCTAAGCACGTTTTTGGAGGGTTAGGTAAAAACCCCTTTAACCCTGCTTTAGTAGGTCGTGCTTTCCTAGTTGCTTCCTTCCCAGTAATGATGACTGGCAGATGGATTACCACGGGAGTAGATGCAGTAACTAGCGCTACAGCCCTTGCTCCAGGTCAAGTGGACTTTACACTAAGACAACTATTTGTAGGTAACGTTCCAGGAAGTTTGGGTGAAACTTCAGCTTTGGCAATTATTATAGGTGGTATCTATTTACTAGCTAAAGGTCATATCGACTGGAGAATTCCAGGTGGGTTCTTAGGTGCTATGGCTGTTATGAGTGTATTCCATGTAGGTATTACACAAGGTATCAACGCAGACTTTTTACAAGCTGCCGGACATGAAGTATTATTCCAATGGTTTTCAGGTACTGCACTTTTAGCTGCAGTATATATGGCAACATGCTATGTTACATCTCCTACAACTAAAAAAGGTAGATTGTACTACGGTATAGGTTGTGGTTTAGTGCTGATTCTTATTAGATACTATGCACAACTACCTGAAGGAGCAACATATGCAATTTTATTCATGAATGCTTTAACACCAATTTTTGATAGATTTACTGTTCCTCGCACATTTGGGGAGGTGAAGAAATAA
- a CDS encoding RnfABCDGE type electron transport complex subunit B, whose amino-acid sequence MEMLYPILAIGGIGAVFGGVLAFASQAFAVENDPRIDQINEVLPGANCGACGYPGCGGFAEAVVSGKAPINGCPVGRQKIADKISEIMGEEKEESDSSVKMVARVKCNGTHELAKDKFKYDGVKDCKSAMLIDGGQKACKYGCLGLGTCVRECPFDAITMNEKGLPSIDEELCTSCQKCVIECPKDVIGMVPQGSDVHVLCNSQDKGAVVMKVCKVGCIGCRKCAKVCPVDCITIENNLAVIDNTKCISCEKCVAECPTNAIEKVQ is encoded by the coding sequence ATGGAAATGCTATATCCTATATTAGCAATAGGTGGGATCGGAGCAGTTTTTGGAGGCGTCCTGGCGTTCGCCTCTCAAGCATTCGCTGTAGAAAATGATCCGCGTATAGATCAAATAAATGAAGTGCTACCCGGTGCCAACTGTGGAGCCTGTGGTTACCCAGGCTGTGGTGGTTTTGCAGAGGCAGTTGTTTCTGGCAAGGCACCTATAAATGGTTGTCCTGTAGGTAGACAAAAAATAGCAGATAAAATTTCTGAAATTATGGGTGAAGAAAAAGAGGAAAGTGACTCCAGTGTTAAAATGGTAGCTAGAGTCAAATGCAATGGAACCCATGAACTAGCTAAAGATAAGTTTAAGTACGATGGAGTAAAAGACTGTAAATCTGCAATGCTGATAGACGGTGGACAAAAGGCATGTAAATACGGGTGTCTAGGCTTAGGCACATGTGTTAGGGAATGTCCCTTTGACGCCATTACAATGAACGAAAAAGGCTTACCTTCTATTGACGAAGAGTTGTGTACTAGCTGTCAAAAATGCGTTATAGAGTGTCCAAAGGATGTTATTGGCATGGTACCGCAAGGTAGTGATGTTCATGTACTTTGTAACTCACAAGACAAAGGTGCAGTTGTCATGAAGGTATGTAAAGTAGGATGTATAGGTTGTAGAAAGTGTGCTAAAGTTTGCCCAGTTGATTGTATAACAATTGAGAACAATTTAGCGGTCATTGACAATACAAAATGTATTAGTTGTGAGAAATGTGTGGCTGAGTGTCCAACAAATGCCATAGAGAAAGTTCAATAG
- the rsxE gene encoding electron transport complex subunit RsxE, which yields MIQEFTKGLFKENPVFRLLLGLCPTLAVTTSAFNGFGMGMATTFVLLCSNILVSLVKKLIPSEVRIPSYIIIIATFVTIVEMLMQAFAYSLFENLGIFIPLIVVNCVILGRAEAFASKEAVLPSIFDALGMGLGFTLSLTVLGAVRQSLSGSLMIFGMPPGAFLTLGLLLALINFVTIKYLKRG from the coding sequence ATGATACAAGAATTCACTAAAGGTTTATTTAAAGAGAACCCTGTATTTCGTTTGCTTTTAGGTCTATGTCCTACTCTTGCTGTTACAACCAGTGCTTTTAACGGTTTTGGTATGGGTATGGCAACAACTTTCGTACTTCTTTGTTCTAACATATTGGTTTCATTAGTTAAGAAACTAATTCCTAGTGAAGTACGTATCCCAAGTTATATAATTATCATTGCAACTTTTGTTACCATAGTTGAGATGCTTATGCAAGCATTTGCCTACAGTTTGTTTGAAAACTTAGGTATATTCATTCCTCTAATTGTGGTTAACTGTGTAATACTTGGTAGAGCTGAAGCTTTTGCTTCAAAAGAGGCAGTGCTTCCATCTATATTTGATGCCCTGGGAATGGGTTTAGGTTTTACATTGAGCTTAACGGTTTTAGGTGCTGTAAGACAATCACTTAGTGGTTCACTGATGATTTTCGGTATGCCACCAGGAGCATTTTTAACCCTAGGTTTACTTTTAGCGCTGATTAACTTTGTAACTATAAAGTATTTAAAAAGAGGCTAG
- the rsxC gene encoding electron transport complex subunit RsxC has product MEKRSFKGGIHPLYNKELSQGKAIEVMGEPKKVTLPLQQHIGAPCQPIVEKGQDVVVGQKIAESDKFVSAPIHSSITGKVVEVTEKHIVIEGEQNSKFEVKNVRDIDSLTPEEIRSIVKEAGLVGMGGAAFPTHVKLSAPEGKKFDTILLNGAECEPYLTIDHRIMIEQPEKIVYGLRALLKATGAQKGYIGIELNKPDAIEALRKASEAYDNIEVATLEVKYPQGGEKQLIKAILDKEVPVGGLPVDVGALVNNVYTAAAIYEAIKEDKPLFERGVTITGKGVVEPKNLLVKVGTTFKEVLEQCGGLKENAAKIISGGPMMGRAVANLDEIVTKGTSGILVLTEDEVELVEEKTCIKCARCVDACPMYLMPNYLAAYSRKSMHDDAQEYHLFNCIECGCCSFVCPSRIPLVHLIRQGKWEINSKRAKK; this is encoded by the coding sequence TTGGAAAAGAGAAGCTTTAAAGGCGGTATACACCCACTGTACAACAAAGAACTTTCTCAAGGGAAAGCAATTGAAGTAATGGGTGAACCCAAAAAAGTAACGCTTCCTTTACAACAACACATCGGAGCACCTTGTCAACCAATAGTTGAAAAAGGACAAGATGTTGTAGTTGGGCAAAAAATTGCTGAAAGTGACAAGTTTGTTTCAGCACCTATCCATTCAAGCATCACTGGTAAAGTAGTAGAAGTCACTGAGAAGCACATTGTCATTGAAGGTGAGCAAAACAGTAAGTTTGAGGTGAAAAACGTTAGGGATATTGACAGCCTAACACCAGAAGAGATCAGAAGTATAGTAAAAGAAGCAGGTCTTGTTGGTATGGGTGGAGCAGCATTCCCAACCCATGTAAAACTTTCTGCTCCCGAAGGGAAAAAATTTGATACAATCCTTTTAAACGGAGCAGAGTGTGAGCCTTATTTAACAATTGATCACAGAATAATGATTGAACAGCCGGAAAAGATTGTTTATGGCTTAAGGGCTCTACTTAAAGCTACTGGTGCCCAAAAAGGCTATATTGGTATTGAATTAAACAAACCAGACGCCATTGAAGCACTACGTAAAGCATCAGAAGCTTATGATAACATTGAGGTTGCTACATTAGAAGTTAAGTATCCACAAGGTGGAGAAAAACAACTTATTAAGGCAATTTTAGACAAAGAAGTACCTGTTGGAGGTCTACCTGTTGATGTTGGCGCATTAGTAAATAATGTTTACACAGCAGCAGCAATTTATGAAGCCATCAAAGAAGACAAGCCTCTTTTTGAAAGAGGAGTTACCATAACTGGTAAAGGTGTAGTAGAGCCAAAGAACCTGTTAGTTAAAGTAGGAACTACTTTTAAAGAAGTTCTTGAGCAATGTGGTGGTTTAAAAGAAAATGCTGCTAAGATTATTTCAGGTGGTCCGATGATGGGACGTGCTGTTGCAAACTTAGATGAAATCGTTACAAAAGGGACTTCTGGAATCCTAGTTCTTACAGAGGATGAAGTAGAATTAGTAGAAGAAAAAACTTGTATAAAATGTGCGCGTTGTGTAGATGCATGTCCAATGTACTTAATGCCTAACTACCTAGCTGCATATTCAAGAAAAAGTATGCACGATGATGCTCAAGAGTATCACTTGTTTAATTGTATTGAGTGTGGATGTTGTTCCTTTGTATGTCCATCAAGGATCCCCCTTGTACACTTAATAAGACAAGGTAAATGGGAGATAAACTCCAAAAGAGCAAAAAAATAG